Proteins encoded by one window of Ursus arctos isolate Adak ecotype North America unplaced genomic scaffold, UrsArc2.0 scaffold_22, whole genome shotgun sequence:
- the TMEM45B gene encoding transmembrane protein 45B: MANFKGHALPGSFFLIVGLWWSVKYPLMYFHQKGKSSRLTHYHQRLEIIEAAIRTLFSIIGILAEQFVPDGPHLHLYHESEWVKLMNWQHSTMYLFFAVSGITDMLTYLVSHVPLGLDRLVMAVATFTEGFLFYYHVHNRPPLDQHIHSLLLCAVFGGALSIFVEVILRDNIVLQLFRTSLVILQGTWFWQIGFVLFPPFGGPEWDQKDHANIMFVTMCFCWHYLAALCIVAISYSLVFCHLTRSKRHGGEVIGIQKLKSDHTYQTALLSGSDEE; this comes from the exons ATGGCAAACTTTAAGGGCCATGCTCTCCCAGGGAGCTTCTTCTTGATAGTTGGGCTGTGGTGGTCAGTGAAGTACCCACTGATGTACTTCCACCAGAAGGGGAAAAGCAGCCGACTGACTCATTACCATCAGCGTCTCGAGATCATTGAAGCTGCAATCAGAACCTTGTTTTCAATCATTG GGATCCTGGCAGAGCAGTTTGTGCCGGACGGGCCACATCTCCACCTGTACCATGAAAGCGAGTGGGTCAAGTTGATGAACTGGCAGCACAGCACCATGTATTTATTCTTCGCGGTCTCGGGAATCACGGATATGCTCACCTATCTCGTCAGCCACGTTCCCCTGGGGCTGGACAGACTGGTTATGGCTGTGGCGACATTCACCGAAG GTTTCCTCTTCTACTACCACGTGCATAACCGACCTCCCCTGGACCAGCACATCCACTCGCTCCTGCTGTGCGCGGTGTTTGGAGGGGCCCTCAGTATCTTCGTGGAGGTGATCCTCCGGGACAATATTGTGCTGCAACTTTTCCGAACCAGCCTCGTTATTCTTCAGGGCACCTGGTTCTGGCAG ATCGGGTTTGTGCTCTTCCCACCTTTTGGAGGACCCGAATGGGACCAGAAAGATCACGCAAACATCATGTTCGTCACCATGTGCTTCTGCTGGCACTACCTAGCTGCCCTCTGCATTGTGGCCATCAGCTACTCGCTCGTTTTCTG CCATCTGACACGGTCAAAGAGGCACGGAGGAGAAGTCATTGGCATTCAGAAGCTGAAGTCGGATCACACTTACCAGACGGCCCTCTTGAGTGGCTCAGATGAGGAATGA